The Malus domestica chromosome 06, GDT2T_hap1 genome has a segment encoding these proteins:
- the LOC103437653 gene encoding protein SIEVE ELEMENT OCCLUSION B-like — MASQQHLPAAAKQIRRDKRTSSAPQSDDSALVRQIRDTHTPGRFDSHSVDVNQILQVIEEIFHRTPHGHAGGLLGTPEHLDTVEDRTPLSSVDVLFHGLSYLIQKIYCEITCQCSGGADAHTSAIELLRTLSSYPWEAKVAITLAAYSVYYGEFWLVVQLCTTDSLAKSLATLKQLSDIVEHADSVKPQLEAINNLNKAILNVTKRIVEYSEMVNMQSQYVSEDKPPLSIALAHIPAAAYWVIRGILASASHIAILTGSRLEYVASTTEVWELSSLAHKLNNIHDHLTNELENCRQHIVAKRYDEEYETLRRLFQSLHLDNLRNLRALISHRDDIQPLQIGTTKSRSGLEVLRRRHVLLLITDLSLSNEDILILDHIYKDKQKRPEVEYEFVWIPMVDTNVWDEAKHLRFEDLKSRMQWYTVYDPKIIEPPVVKFIRNDWQFDKKMIVVALDPQGRVSSLNAIHMLWIWGNVAFPFTDEKEQQLWNAESWRLELVADGIDQSILEGIEKGTFVCLYGSDDLDWIRKFTNKAKNVAKLAGISLDLVYVGRSTATKERIRKVNKTIETENLSRCWPEYTSTWFFWSRMDSMRCSKAKHHKTLESDNILKEVMTLLSYDGSDQGWVMVWRGSNERARANGHLTLLTLDDFDAWKAAAAENGFVPTLQDELGRRHTPQHCTRLVIPGFGPDIPDRIACAECGLEMEKFFMFRCCLD; from the exons ATGGCAAGCCAACAACATCTGCCGGCAGCTGCGAAGCAGATTCGGAGGGATAAAAGAACATCATCCGCACCACAATCTGATGATAGTGCATTGGTGAGGCAAATCCGGGACACTCATACTCCGGGAAGATTCGACAGTCACAGCGTCGATGTCAACCAAATTCTCCAAGTCATCGAGGAAATATTTCATCGCACCCCTCATGGCCATGCTGGCGGTTTACTT GGTACTCCAGAACACTTGGATACTGTCGAGGACAGGACCCCATTGTCAAGTGTGGATGTCTTGTTCCATGGATTGTCTTATCTCATACAAAAGATCTACTGCGAG ATAACTTGCCAATGCTCAGGCGGCGCTGATGCGCACACGAGTGCAATCGAGTTACTCAGGACCCTTTCGAGTTACCCATGGGAAGCAAAAGTGGCGATAACCCTAGCTGCATATTCTGTGTACTATGGAGAGTTCTGGCTGGTGGTTCAGCTTTGCACTACCGATTCATTAGCCAAGTCCCTGGCCACCCTGAAGCAACTCTCGGACATTGTAGAGCATGCTGACTCGGTAAAACCTCAACTTGAGGCAATCAACAACCTCAACAAGGCGATTCTCAATGTCACCAAGCGCATTGTTGAGTACAGTGAGATGGTCAATATGCAGTCTCAGTACGTTTCAGAAGACAAACCTCCGCTGTCAATTGCCTTGGCGCATATTCCTGCTGCTGCGTATTGGGTCATTCGAGGCATTCTGGCTAGTGCCTCCCATATTGCCATCCTTACTGGCAGTAGGCTCGA GTACGTTGCATCAACCACAGAGGTATGGGAACTGTCAAGCTTGGCTCATAAGCTGAACAACATACACGATCACCTCACGAACGAACTTGAAAATTGTCGCCAACACATTG TGGCGAAGAGATATGATGAAGAATATGAGACTCTGAGACGGCTCTTCCAAAGCCTCCACCTTGATAACCTGAGGAATTTACGTGCACTGATATCACACAGGGATGATATTCAACCTCTCCAAATCGGCACAACCAAGTCGAGG TCTGGTCTTGAAGTGTTGAGGAGAAGGCATGTGTTGCTGCTAATTACAGATCTTAGTCTGAGCAACGAAGATATTTTAATCCTCGATCACATCTACAAAGATAAGCAGAAAAGGCCGGAAGTTGAGTACGAGTTTGTTTGGATCCCCATGGTGGACACGAATGTTTGGGATGAAGCGAAGCACTTGAGATTCGAGGACTTGAAGTCAAGGATGCAGTGGTACACAGTTTACGACCCTAAAATCATCGAACCCCCGGTTGTAAAGTTTATCAGAAATGATTGGCAATTTGACAAGAAGATGATCGTAGTGGCATTGGATCCACAAGGGAGGGTGTCCTCTCTGAATGCCATCCACATGCTGTGGATTTGGGGCAATGTGGCCTTCCCTTTCACTGATGAGAAAGAGCAACAGCTGTGGAATGCAGAGAGCTGGAGGCTCGAGCTCGTTGCCGACGGCATTGATCAAAGCATACTAGAAGGG ATAGAAAAGGGGACATTCGTATGCTTGTATGGAAGCGATGACTTGGATTGGATTCGAAAGTTCACAAACAAAGCGAAAAATGTGGCAAAACTTGCTGGCATCTCCTTGGACTTGGTTTACGTAGGAAGAAGCACCGCAACCAAGGAGAGGATAAGGAAAGTGAACAAGACCATTGAAACAGAGAACCTCAGTCGATGCTGGCCTGAATACACGTCAACCTGGTTCTTCTGGTCCCGAATGGACAGCATGCGGTGCTCAAAGGCGAAACACCACAAGACTCTAGAGAGTGATAACATACTGAAGGAGGTTATGACATTGCTTAGCTACGACGGAAGTGACCAAGGTTGGGTTATGGTGTGGAGAGGCTCGAATGAGAGGGCTAGGGCCAATGGACACCTCACTCTACTCACTTTGGATGACTTTGATGCATGGAAAGCCGCAGCTGCGGAAAATGGCTTCGTCCCCACACTTCAAGATGAACTCGGACGCCGTCACACGCCACAGCACTGCACTCGTTTGGTCATCCCAGGGTTCGGTCCTGACATACCGGACAGAATAGCGTGCGCTGAGTGCGGCCTCGAGATGGAGAAGTTCTTCATGTTCCGCTGCTGTCTCGACTGA
- the LOC103437652 gene encoding protein-L-isoaspartate O-methyltransferase 1-like, whose product MRCLFLFPAAARATRSALGRLSYGSRYPAPGVQQVLNFTTRAQRHSRRHALALLPTTAFSSSSFPLLQNPNFLTGNRNSFFRGMEQYWSGSSINKNKGMVDHLKSYGVIRSKRVAEVMETIDRALFVPDGTPPYVDSPMAIGYNATISAPHMHAMCLQLLEEHLQPGMRALDVGSGTGYLTACFALMVGPQGRTVGVEHIPELVSSSIPNIEKSAAGSLLREGSLSVHVGDGRLGWPEFAPYDAIHVGAAAPEIPQPLIDQLKPGGRMVIPVGNIFQDLKVVDKDLDGSISVRDETSVRYVPLTNRDDQLRGS is encoded by the exons ATGCGCTGTCTTTTTCTATTCCCTGCTGCAGCGAGAGCAACAAGAAGTGCTTTAGGCCGCTTATCGTATGGTTCCCGCTATCCAGCGCCCGGTGTGCAACAAGTCTTAAACTTCACCACTCGCGCTCAGCGCCATAGTCGTCGTCACGCACTCGCTCTCCTCCCAACCACCGCTTTCTCCTCCTCGTCGTTCCCTCtcctccaaaaccctaatttcctcACGGGTAACCGTAACTCTTTCTTCCGCGGAATGgag CAATACTGGTCCGGGAGTAGCATTAATAAGAACAAGGGGATGGTGGATCATTTGAAGAGTTATGGAGTGATTAGATCCAAAAGGGTTGCTGAAGTGATGGAGACTATTGATAGGGCTTTATTTGTGCCGGACGGAACCCCACCTTATGTTGATTCCCCCATGGCAATAGGTTATAATGCCACCATTTCTGCACCTCATATGCATGCAATGTGCCTTCAATTGTTGGAAGAGCATTTGCAGCCTGGAATGCGCGCTTTGGATGTTGGCTCGG gGACGGGATACTTGACGGCGTGTTTTGCGTTGATGGTTGGGCCACAAGGTCGCACAGTTGGTGTCGAGCACATTCCTGAGTTGGTTTCTTCCTCAATTCCGAATATTGAAAAAAGTGCAGCAGGATCATTATTGAGAGAAGGTTCCCTCTCAGTGCATGTTGGTG ACGGAAGGCTAGGTTGGCCAGAGTTTGCTCCTTACGATGCCATTCACGTCGGTGCAGCTGCACCAGAAATCCCACAACCACTTATTGACCAGCTGAAGCCTGGAGGCAGAATGGTGATTCCAGTGGGAAACATATTCCAGGATCTTAAGGTTGTGGACAAGGACTTGGATGGTTCGATCAGTGTCCGGGATGAAACTTCGGTTCGTTATGTTCCTCTCACAAACCGAGATGATCAGCTGCGAGGCTCGTGA
- the LOC103437651 gene encoding 28 kDa ribonucleoprotein, chloroplastic: MAMASSATSNIFKTLSMADSCLVSLPYLSAAKTTNPFLSIPSKPIKLHLSYTPSSFFSPPLSIGNKPHFSSVVAFVAQTSDWGQEDNTLTIDGAEGSEEGGVFEEREEESNVEPPEEAKVFVGNLPFDVDSQKLAELFERAGIVEVAEVIYNRDTDQSRGFGFVTMSTVEEADKAVELYSRYDLNGRLLTVNRAAPRGTRQERPPRSFGSAFRIYVGNLPWNVDTPQLEQIFSEHGSVVEARVVFDRETGRSRGFGFVTMASESEMNDAIGALDGQSIDGRAIRVNVAEERQRRSPY; encoded by the exons ATGGCTATGGCTTCTTCTGCAACTTCCAATATATTCAAGACCTTATCAATGGCGGATTCATGCCTAGTCTCCCTCCCTTACCTCTCCGCCGCCAAAACCACCAACCCATTTCTCTCAATTCCCTCCAAACCCATCAAGCTCCACCTCTCCTACACTCCTTCCTCGTTCTTCTCGCCGCCGCTGTCCATCGGGAACAAACCCCACTTCTCCTCCGTCGTCGCCTTCGTGGCCCAGACCTCGGACTGGGGACAAGAGGACAACACGCTCACCATTGACGGCGCGGAGGGCAGCGAGGAAGGAGGGGTCtttgaggagagagaggaggagtCGAACGTCGAGCCACCGGAGGAGGCCAAGGTGTTTGTTGGGAATTTACCTTTTGACGTTGATAGTCAGAAATTGGCTGAGCTTTTTGAGAGGGCTGGAATTGTCGAGGTTGCTGAG GTTATTTACAACAGGGACACTGATCAGAGTCGCGGGTTTGGATTTGTGACTATGAGCACTGTTGAGGAAGCTGATAAGGCCGTGGAACTCTACAGTCGTTAT GATTTAAATGGAAGGCTCTTGACTGTCAATAGGGCTGCCCCAAGAGGAACACGCCAAGAACGCCCACCCCGTTCATTTGGGTCTGCTTTTAGAATCTATGTTGGTAACCTCCCATGGAATGTGGATACTCCTCAACTGGAGCAGATTTTCAGTGAACATGGTAGCGTTGTGGAGGCTCGAGTAGTCTTTGACAGAGAAACTGGACGATCCCGTGGTTTTGGCTTTGTAACAATGGCCAGTGAAAGCGAAATGAATGATGCCATTGGTGCACTCGATGGACAG AGTATCGACGGGAGGGCGATCAGAGTAAATGTTGCAGAAGAAAGACAAAGGCGCAGTCCTTATTGA